The Halobellus sp. MBLA0158 genome has a window encoding:
- a CDS encoding HEAT repeat domain-containing protein: protein MSDGDEETTADSDAAASDESTDATPETLSERLDEVADALEAAETEADLDAVEADLDAVEADLESADLPEPDEDDEDDEDPRADLESRVSDLRDDLEAQRGPYASDVTEAVESARSKISDTRWTEQGESAVVEAVSAFVDAAEETLDAGLAFEADAAAGDGIDTDAVAAALDDVVAAVEDADLDADEDAETIAALLEATDDLEAGLEDAQEWDDLETNEQLMAEGFYDVLGHYKDYPPELSALKQWEEQGRVDMVLLAKEKLQSEFMQEHCMDALVRMANAEAFDEMHQLAQRREKKAIKALGRMGGDAEGAVETLVEYIDTDSDPALQKVTFRALGEIGSTEATQAIADKLEMDNDNVRPYAARALGLIGDTRAIDPLGDALADDESDTVRAAAAWALRQIGTEAALETVAEYADEQSYLVQHEAELAAETLDDADAEAAPA from the coding sequence ATGAGTGACGGGGACGAGGAGACGACCGCCGATTCGGACGCGGCGGCGTCGGACGAGTCGACAGACGCGACGCCCGAGACCCTCAGCGAGCGCCTCGACGAGGTCGCCGACGCGCTGGAGGCCGCCGAGACGGAGGCGGACCTCGACGCGGTCGAGGCCGATCTCGACGCGGTCGAGGCCGACCTGGAGTCGGCGGACCTGCCCGAGCCTGACGAGGACGACGAGGACGACGAGGATCCGCGCGCGGACCTCGAATCCCGCGTCTCGGACCTCCGCGACGACCTCGAAGCCCAGCGCGGCCCCTACGCCAGCGACGTGACCGAGGCCGTCGAATCCGCCCGATCGAAGATCTCCGACACGCGCTGGACCGAGCAGGGCGAGTCCGCGGTCGTCGAGGCCGTCTCGGCGTTCGTCGACGCCGCCGAGGAGACGCTCGATGCGGGCCTGGCCTTCGAGGCCGACGCGGCCGCCGGCGATGGGATCGACACCGACGCCGTCGCGGCGGCGCTCGACGACGTCGTCGCGGCGGTCGAGGACGCCGACCTCGACGCCGACGAGGACGCCGAGACCATCGCGGCGCTCCTGGAGGCCACAGACGACCTCGAAGCCGGGCTGGAGGACGCCCAGGAGTGGGACGACCTGGAAACGAACGAGCAGCTGATGGCCGAGGGGTTCTACGACGTCCTCGGACACTACAAGGACTACCCGCCGGAGCTGTCGGCGCTCAAGCAGTGGGAGGAGCAGGGCCGCGTCGATATGGTCCTCTTGGCGAAGGAGAAGCTCCAGTCGGAGTTTATGCAGGAGCACTGTATGGACGCGCTCGTCCGGATGGCCAACGCCGAGGCGTTCGACGAGATGCACCAGCTCGCCCAGCGCCGCGAGAAGAAGGCGATCAAGGCGCTCGGCCGGATGGGCGGCGACGCCGAGGGCGCCGTCGAGACGCTCGTCGAGTACATCGACACCGACTCCGACCCCGCGCTCCAGAAGGTGACGTTCCGCGCGCTCGGCGAGATCGGCTCGACGGAGGCCACCCAGGCCATCGCCGACAAGCTCGAAATGGACAACGACAACGTCCGGCCCTACGCCGCTCGCGCGCTCGGACTCATCGGCGACACGCGCGCGATCGATCCGCTCGGGGACGCCCTCGCCGACGACGAGAGCGACACCGTCCGCGCGGCGGCGGCCTGGGCGCTCCGCCAGATCGGCACCGAGGCGGCGCTGGAGACCGTCGCCGAGTACGCCGACGAGCAGTCGTACCTCGTCCAGCACGAGGCCGAACTCGCCGCCGAGACGCTCGACGACGCCGACGCGGAAGCCGCGCCGGCCTGA
- the surE gene encoding 5'/3'-nucleotidase SurE produces the protein MSDSLSLLLTNDDGIDAVGFRALYETLSEVADVTAVAPADDQSAVGRKLSNDVSVREHDLGYAIEGTPADCVVAGLEALRPDVDAVVAGCNKGANLGAYVLGRSGTVSAAVESAFFDVPAIAVSLYVPGGGDTPWQEQASDPEDFRNATAATKFLVEHALGAGVFEQAEYLNVNAPMAEGDGPAPIEITRPSTLYEMTAEHDGNGTITLHDRVWDRMRADDIPDPEGTDRRAVVDGKVSVSPLTAPHTTEHHEALDALAETYLDTV, from the coding sequence ATGAGCGATTCGCTCTCGCTTTTACTCACCAACGACGACGGGATCGACGCGGTCGGGTTCCGGGCGCTCTACGAGACGCTCTCGGAGGTCGCCGACGTGACCGCCGTCGCGCCGGCGGACGACCAGAGCGCCGTCGGCCGCAAGCTCTCGAACGACGTCTCGGTGCGCGAGCACGACCTGGGCTACGCCATCGAGGGGACGCCCGCCGACTGCGTCGTCGCCGGCCTCGAAGCGCTCCGTCCCGACGTCGACGCGGTCGTCGCGGGCTGCAACAAGGGGGCGAACCTCGGCGCCTACGTCCTCGGCCGCTCGGGAACGGTCAGCGCGGCCGTCGAGTCGGCGTTCTTCGACGTGCCGGCCATCGCCGTGTCGCTGTACGTCCCCGGCGGCGGCGACACGCCCTGGCAGGAGCAGGCGTCCGACCCCGAGGACTTCCGGAACGCGACGGCGGCGACGAAATTCCTCGTCGAGCACGCCCTCGGCGCGGGCGTCTTCGAGCAGGCCGAGTACCTGAACGTCAACGCGCCGATGGCCGAGGGTGACGGTCCGGCACCGATCGAGATCACCCGACCCTCGACGCTGTACGAGATGACCGCCGAGCACGACGGAAACGGCACGATCACGCTCCACGACCGCGTCTGGGACCGGATGCGCGCCGACGACATCCCCGACCCCGAGGGGACCGACCGCCGCGCGGTCGTCGACGGCAAGGTGTCGGTGTCGCCGCTGACCGCGCCCCACACGACCGAGCACCACGAGGCGCTGGACGCGCTCGCGGAGACGTACCTCGATACCGTCTGA
- a CDS encoding phospholipase D-like domain-containing protein: MWHPSGRAARLVAVAVAVGLCVLSAAALAGPVAADSSPPANHTATTEGGAAPEIVAVFPDPVADGDRGEYVVVDADGTRNLTIGDGESTVGVPPGGRVALSSAPNATRALVGTEIRVVAPGLELSNAGERLVLERDGRVVDEVGYDRSNEGERLNATTGRWTPRGLRPRPVVATGAATATAFVLPDAPDVPIETLRDADRRILVAGYTFASPRATDALLAAQRRGVRVRVLLDGGPIGGMTTAQREQLDRLAAGGVDVRLIDGPHSRYAYHHPKYAVVDDRALVLTENWKPAGTGGRDSRGWGVRVDSARTADELAAVFAHDADGLDAVPWRAVRRNASFVDVAPASGSFEAKIEPESVAVDRVRVLTAPGNAGAAVRETIAAADDSVALLAPRLDVDGPYFAALVAAAERGVRVRILLSNAWYDEDSNRAVVDRAADLRERGLPIEARIADPGDRFGKVHAKGVVADDAVIVGSLNFNAHSARENREVLIALAGSEPAAYFRSAFEADWRAAAGAGSSGPAWASSDLRTRLTMALGSLAALLLAAFALRRTVEFENREDP; the protein is encoded by the coding sequence GTGTGGCATCCATCGGGCAGGGCCGCGCGGCTCGTCGCGGTCGCAGTCGCGGTCGGGCTCTGCGTGCTGTCAGCCGCCGCGCTCGCCGGACCGGTCGCCGCCGATAGCTCCCCGCCGGCGAACCACACGGCGACCACGGAAGGGGGAGCCGCGCCGGAAATCGTCGCCGTCTTCCCGGACCCGGTGGCCGACGGGGACCGGGGCGAGTACGTCGTCGTCGACGCCGACGGAACGCGGAACCTCACCATCGGCGACGGCGAGTCGACCGTCGGCGTGCCGCCCGGCGGCCGCGTCGCGCTCTCGTCGGCGCCGAACGCGACACGGGCGCTCGTCGGGACGGAGATACGAGTCGTCGCGCCCGGACTGGAGCTCTCGAACGCCGGGGAACGGCTCGTGCTCGAACGGGACGGCCGCGTGGTTGACGAAGTCGGATACGACCGCTCGAACGAGGGCGAACGGCTCAACGCCACTACCGGGCGGTGGACGCCGCGTGGACTGCGACCCCGGCCGGTCGTCGCCACCGGGGCCGCGACGGCGACGGCGTTCGTGCTCCCGGACGCGCCCGACGTCCCGATCGAGACGCTCCGGGACGCGGACCGGCGAATCCTGGTCGCGGGCTACACCTTCGCCTCGCCGCGCGCGACCGACGCGCTGCTGGCGGCCCAACGGCGCGGCGTGCGCGTCCGCGTCCTCCTGGACGGCGGCCCGATCGGCGGGATGACGACGGCCCAGCGCGAGCAGCTCGACCGCCTGGCGGCGGGCGGCGTCGACGTCCGCCTGATCGACGGCCCGCACTCGCGGTATGCCTACCACCACCCCAAGTACGCCGTCGTCGACGACCGGGCGCTCGTGTTGACCGAGAACTGGAAGCCGGCGGGGACGGGCGGCCGCGACAGCCGCGGGTGGGGCGTCCGCGTCGACTCAGCCCGAACGGCCGACGAGCTCGCTGCCGTGTTCGCACACGACGCCGACGGCCTCGACGCGGTGCCCTGGCGAGCGGTTCGGCGCAATGCCTCGTTCGTCGACGTCGCGCCCGCGTCGGGGTCGTTCGAGGCCAAGATCGAACCCGAATCCGTCGCCGTCGATCGAGTCCGCGTGCTCACCGCGCCGGGGAACGCGGGCGCCGCCGTCCGGGAGACGATCGCAGCGGCGGACGACAGCGTCGCGCTCCTGGCGCCGCGGCTGGACGTCGACGGCCCCTACTTCGCCGCGCTCGTCGCCGCCGCGGAGCGGGGCGTTCGCGTGCGGATCCTGCTGTCGAACGCGTGGTACGACGAGGACTCGAACCGCGCCGTGGTCGACCGCGCCGCCGATCTCCGCGAGCGCGGGCTGCCGATCGAGGCGCGGATCGCCGATCCGGGAGACAGGTTCGGGAAGGTTCACGCGAAGGGCGTCGTCGCCGACGACGCGGTGATCGTCGGGAGCCTCAACTTCAACGCGCACTCCGCGCGCGAGAACCGAGAGGTCCTGATCGCGCTCGCCGGCTCCGAGCCCGCGGCCTACTTCCGGTCGGCGTTCGAGGCCGACTGGCGGGCGGCCGCCGGCGCCGGTTCGTCGGGGCCCGCGTGGGCGTCTTCGGATCTCCGAACCCGGCTGACGATGGCGCTCGGATCGCTCGCGGCGCTGCTGCTGGCGGCGTTCGCGCTGCGTCGGACGGTAGAGTTCGAGAACCGGGAGGACCCGTGA
- a CDS encoding Mov34/MPN/PAD-1 family protein, translated as MRLFRSSEILGIAADALDFALEASRETHPNEYMGFLRGEPARNFDLDRSGTVITEVLIVPGTRSDETSATVDNNMIPNDRRAVGSIHSHPNGVLRPSDADLDTFGQGRVHIILGHPYGPDDWRAFDQNGDPRDLDVLDVDLPDPEEFFDFTESDLDLDYGAVEAESTRREDRGGRDDGGFFR; from the coding sequence ATGCGACTCTTCCGGTCGAGCGAGATCCTCGGCATCGCCGCCGACGCGCTCGACTTCGCGCTGGAGGCCTCACGGGAGACCCACCCGAACGAGTATATGGGGTTCCTCCGCGGCGAGCCGGCGCGGAACTTCGATCTCGACCGTTCGGGCACGGTGATCACGGAGGTCCTGATCGTTCCGGGGACCCGCTCGGACGAGACGAGCGCGACCGTCGACAACAATATGATCCCGAACGACCGCCGCGCCGTCGGCTCGATCCACTCGCACCCGAACGGCGTGCTCCGCCCGAGCGACGCCGACCTCGACACCTTCGGCCAGGGCCGGGTCCACATCATCCTGGGCCACCCCTACGGCCCCGACGACTGGCGGGCGTTCGATCAGAACGGCGACCCGCGCGACCTGGACGTCCTCGACGTCGACCTCCCCGATCCCGAAGAGTTCTTCGACTTCACCGAATCAGACCTGGACCTCGATTACGGCGCGGTCGAGGCGGAATCGACCCGTCGCGAGGACCGCGGCGGGCGGGACGACGGAGGGTTCTTCCGGTGA
- a CDS encoding adenylyltransferase/cytidyltransferase family protein — protein MTRRVVAQGTFDLIHPGHVHYLSEAAAMGDELHVIVARRENVTHKEPPILPDRQRRDVVDALDVVSEAHLGHREDIFVPIERIDPDVIVLGHDQHHDADAIRDALAARGIDCAVDRASAREPRYEEELLSTGRIIDRIVASRADEGDA, from the coding sequence GTGACGCGACGGGTCGTCGCCCAGGGCACCTTCGACCTCATCCATCCCGGTCACGTCCACTACCTCTCGGAGGCGGCCGCGATGGGCGACGAGCTCCACGTCATCGTCGCCCGCCGGGAGAACGTGACCCACAAGGAGCCGCCGATCCTCCCCGACCGCCAGCGGCGGGACGTCGTCGACGCGCTCGACGTCGTGAGCGAGGCCCACCTCGGCCACCGCGAGGACATCTTCGTGCCGATCGAGCGGATCGATCCCGACGTGATCGTCCTCGGTCACGACCAGCACCACGACGCCGACGCCATCCGCGACGCGCTCGCGGCCCGCGGGATCGACTGCGCGGTCGACCGCGCGTCCGCTCGCGAACCGCGGTACGAGGAGGAACTGCTCTCGACCGGCCGGATCATCGATCGGATCGTGGCGTCGCGGGCGGACGAGGGCGACGCGTAG
- a CDS encoding DHH family phosphoesterase produces the protein MNADNAGDSGGESAPDSEGDSRPVVYDLAPNCTLEDVSEGDHYHAVVNGVVEYGVFVDVSDEVSGLVHESNLDRSYEVGDRLTVTLEEVKENGDVAFDVFRESSYQTVVVDHEPDLTPIAGLSAGDEVHIEGQVAQIKQTGGPTVFRIADETGIVSAAAFREAGVRAFPAIDLDDVVRVGGTVESHDGSLQLEVESMTRLDDEAMAEARERLDTAFEERAAPEDVEPLVEWPAFEKLRDDLRDLARLLRRTVLEGRPIRVRHHADGDGMCASVPVQLALENFIEAVHDDADASRHLIKRLPSKAPFYEMEDVTRDLNFALEGRSRHGQRLPFLLMLDNGSTEEDVPAYENLAHYDVPIAVVDHHHPDPEAVEDLLDAHVNPYLYDEDYRITTGMMCVELARMIDPDITDDLRHVPAVAGLADRSKAEVMDDFVDLAEAEGYDRERLLDVGEALDYAAHWLRYSDGQSLVNDVLNVGCDDEERHRELVDFLATRAERDVERQMDAAEPHLDHERLESGAHLYTVDLDEWAHRFTYPAPGKTTGKLHDRKVNEHREPVITIGYGPDFAVLRSDGVRLDIPRMVAELNEEVVGGGVSGGGHLVVGSIKFVKGMREAVIDSLVEKMADAELDEELSSQAIVETDD, from the coding sequence ATGAACGCCGACAACGCCGGGGATTCCGGCGGCGAGTCCGCTCCGGATTCGGAGGGCGACTCGCGTCCTGTCGTCTACGATCTCGCACCGAACTGCACGCTCGAAGACGTCTCAGAGGGTGACCACTACCACGCCGTCGTCAACGGCGTCGTCGAGTACGGCGTCTTCGTCGACGTCTCCGACGAGGTCTCGGGGCTGGTCCACGAGTCGAACCTCGATCGCTCCTACGAGGTCGGCGATCGCCTGACCGTCACGCTCGAAGAAGTCAAGGAGAACGGCGACGTCGCCTTCGACGTCTTCCGCGAGTCCTCGTATCAGACCGTCGTCGTCGACCACGAGCCCGACCTGACGCCGATCGCGGGGCTCTCGGCCGGCGACGAGGTCCACATCGAGGGCCAGGTCGCCCAGATCAAACAGACCGGCGGCCCCACCGTCTTCCGCATCGCCGACGAGACGGGCATCGTCTCGGCGGCGGCCTTCCGCGAGGCGGGCGTCCGCGCCTTCCCGGCGATCGACCTCGACGACGTGGTTCGGGTCGGCGGCACCGTCGAGTCCCACGACGGCTCCCTCCAGCTTGAAGTCGAGTCGATGACGCGCCTCGACGACGAGGCGATGGCGGAGGCCCGCGAGCGCCTCGATACGGCCTTCGAGGAGCGAGCCGCGCCCGAAGACGTCGAGCCGCTCGTCGAGTGGCCCGCCTTCGAGAAGCTCCGCGACGACCTGCGGGACCTCGCGCGCCTGCTCCGGCGGACCGTCCTCGAAGGCCGACCCATCCGGGTGCGCCACCACGCCGACGGCGACGGGATGTGCGCCTCCGTTCCGGTCCAGCTGGCGCTGGAGAACTTCATCGAGGCCGTCCACGACGACGCCGACGCCTCGCGGCACCTGATCAAGCGCCTCCCCTCGAAGGCCCCCTTCTACGAGATGGAAGACGTCACGCGCGACCTCAACTTCGCGCTTGAGGGCCGCTCCCGCCACGGCCAGCGGCTCCCCTTCCTCCTGATGCTCGACAACGGCTCGACCGAGGAGGACGTCCCCGCCTACGAGAACCTCGCGCACTACGACGTCCCGATCGCGGTCGTCGACCACCACCACCCCGACCCCGAGGCCGTCGAGGACCTGCTCGACGCCCACGTCAATCCGTACCTCTACGACGAGGACTACCGGATCACCACGGGGATGATGTGCGTCGAGCTCGCCCGGATGATCGACCCCGACATCACCGACGACCTCCGGCACGTCCCCGCGGTCGCCGGGCTCGCCGACCGCTCGAAGGCCGAGGTGATGGACGACTTCGTCGACCTCGCCGAGGCCGAGGGCTACGACCGCGAGCGCCTGCTCGACGTCGGCGAGGCCCTCGACTACGCGGCCCACTGGCTCCGCTACAGCGACGGCCAGTCGCTCGTCAACGACGTCCTCAACGTCGGCTGCGACGACGAGGAGCGCCACCGGGAACTGGTGGACTTCCTCGCGACCCGCGCCGAGCGCGACGTCGAGCGGCAGATGGACGCCGCCGAGCCGCACCTCGACCACGAGCGGTTGGAGTCGGGAGCGCACCTCTACACGGTCGACCTCGACGAGTGGGCCCACCGCTTCACCTACCCCGCGCCGGGGAAGACCACCGGCAAGCTCCACGACCGGAAGGTCAACGAGCACCGCGAGCCGGTGATCACGATCGGATACGGCCCCGACTTCGCCGTCCTCCGCTCGGACGGCGTCCGGCTGGACATCCCGCGGATGGTCGCCGAACTGAACGAGGAGGTCGTCGGCGGCGGCGTCTCCGGCGGCGGCCACCTCGTCGTCGGCTCGATCAAGTTCGTGAAGGGGATGCGCGAGGCGGTCATCGACAGCCTCGTCGAGAAGATGGCCGACGCCGAACTCGACGAGGAGCTCTCCTCGCAGGCGATCGTCGAGACCGACGACTGA
- a CDS encoding class I SAM-dependent methyltransferase, whose amino-acid sequence MTAPSDESGSANADRDDWDSETYDGSHSFVYEYGADVVDLLDPEPGERILDLGCGTGHLTDRIADAGADVVGVDQSEEMIETARETYEHRFVQADARDFGRADLGIDAGPADPFDAVFSNAALHWIDDQDAVLDSVVDVLAPGGRFVAELGGHGNVSAIVAAVAAELEERGYEPPIDPWYFPTVGEHATTLEAHGFEVRYARLFDRPTELDEGDDGLAAWLGMFGDRLFGSVPEAERPDVVAGVEDRLRDELYDADANAWTADYRRLRFVAVLE is encoded by the coding sequence ATGACTGCGCCGAGCGACGAAAGCGGCAGCGCGAACGCCGACCGCGACGACTGGGACTCCGAGACCTACGACGGCTCGCACTCGTTCGTCTACGAGTACGGCGCCGACGTCGTCGACCTCCTCGACCCCGAGCCCGGCGAACGAATTCTCGATCTCGGCTGCGGCACCGGCCACCTCACCGATCGGATCGCCGACGCGGGCGCGGACGTCGTCGGCGTCGACCAGTCTGAGGAGATGATCGAGACCGCGCGCGAGACGTACGAGCACCGCTTCGTACAGGCGGACGCCCGCGATTTCGGTCGCGCCGATCTCGGAATTGACGCCGGCCCCGCCGACCCGTTCGACGCCGTGTTCTCGAACGCCGCGCTCCACTGGATCGACGATCAGGACGCCGTGCTGGACTCGGTCGTTGACGTGCTCGCCCCGGGCGGTCGGTTCGTCGCGGAGCTCGGCGGCCACGGCAACGTCTCGGCGATCGTCGCAGCCGTCGCGGCCGAACTCGAAGAGCGGGGCTACGAGCCGCCGATCGACCCCTGGTACTTCCCGACCGTCGGCGAGCACGCGACGACGCTCGAAGCCCACGGTTTCGAGGTGCGGTACGCGCGGCTGTTCGATCGGCCGACCGAACTGGACGAGGGCGACGACGGGCTGGCCGCGTGGCTCGGGATGTTCGGCGACCGGCTGTTCGGATCGGTCCCGGAAGCGGAGCGTCCGGACGTCGTCGCGGGCGTCGAAGACCGGCTCCGGGACGAACTCTACGACGCGGACGCGAACGCCTGGACCGCCGACTACCGCCGCCTCCGGTTCGTGGCGGTGCTGGAGTAG